aaatttcaACGTGAAATCTTTTGTTTGTCAATACTTTCAGGTCACTCAACCATTTGAATTGGTAGGGATGGACCTGGTCGGAAAATTGTCCACAACAAAAAATGGACATCAATATATTTGTGTCATGATAGACTATTTTACTAAATGGCCACAGGCTTACCCTCTGAAATCGCCAAGTCAGCCAAGGAGGTGACTTCTTGCATCCTAAAATTTGTCCATCAGTTTGAAGCCCCAAAAAGGATTCTAACTGACCAGGGCAAAGAATTTGTCAATTCCGTAAGTAGCCTAATTCACTCCTAGCCAAAAATTGTGTACATGTTGTTGATATACCAACTATTACTGTAACAAAATGTATGTTATGATTTTGGCTTATTTTTGCAGATCAACAAGACAGTTTGTGAGATTTTAAACATCAAAAGGAGCCTGTGCTCACCTTATCATCCGCAAACTAATGGTTTGGTTGAGCGGATAAATGGCACAATTCAGAGGTGAGCTCTTTGTTTTACTACATTAAGATTTTATACTTATGTGTCATAACAGTCTTATAGTATTCTATGTAATATTTACACTGAAATGGCATAcagagaaatatataaaaacaataaaaaagaagatCACAGTCATAAATATTACGATGATTATGTCATAAATATAATGTTTGTCTTCATTTGTCTTCATTGTCGGAGCCCTGAGCAAACTGGTGGGTCAGCATCCAGATACTTGGGACGATTATCTGGATTCGGTCTccgaacaaaaaaacaaactacaacaaAATTTTCGCCCTACTACCTCATGTTCGGCAGAGAGGCTCGCTATCCATCGGAAGTCGCTGAGCATTACATGGTTGTTTTctcatatatttttatttttcaatcctTTTTTCTATCTCTATCTATTTGTGTATATGGAGGACGTTGTGGGGCAGGAAGTTGTGGCCCAAgacatacaacaacaacaacaacagttaaTGGACCTTGTTCAACAAAACCTGGCCAAGGgagatgaaaaaacaaaaaacaaaggaaaagccAGTGAGAAAACCCCAGTCTTCCAAGTCGGGGACAGTGTTTTGAGGCAAAACATTAGGAGCCAACAAAGGAAGGGGGGGAAATTGGAGGCACATTTTGTAGGGCCATTCATAATCATGGCAGTGGAACATATAAGTGCTGATCTGCAGGATGAAAATGGAGCACTCCTGCGCAAAATAAACATTGACCAGCTCAAACACAACATTAGGGAAACACCCCGAGTGCCACACTGGGGGGATAAAACCAAACGCAATGCTCCAGTGGGTGCTACAACAGCTCCCCAGCTGGCTGCAGCCCCACTGGCCGCAGCCCCCCAGCAGACCACAGCTCCACCAGCCTCAGCTCGAAGGCATCGAGCTGCTACACCAGCCGTAGCCACCCAGGAGCCAGCAGCTGCAGCCCCCCAGCAGCCAGCAGCTCCACTGGCC
This genomic interval from Perca flavescens isolate YP-PL-M2 chromosome 13, PFLA_1.0, whole genome shotgun sequence contains the following:
- the LOC114567362 gene encoding uncharacterized protein LOC114567362 isoform X1; amino-acid sequence: MEDVVGQEVVAQDIQQQQQQLMDLVQQNLAKGDEKTKNKGKASEKTPVFQVGDSVLRQNIRSQQRKGGKLEAHFVGPFIIMAVEHISADLQDENGALLRKINIDQLKHNIRETPRVPHWGDKTKRNAPVGATTAPQLAAAPLAAAPQQTTAPPASARRHRAATPAVATQEPAAAAPQQPAAPLAATSAALQYNQAVAEKYVQDAWAGRDAHVAS
- the LOC114567362 gene encoding uncharacterized protein LOC114567362 isoform X2, whose product is MEDVVGQEVVAQDIQQQQQQLMDLVQQNLAKGDEKTKNKGKASEKTPVFQVGDSVLRQNIRSQQRKGGKLEAHFVGPFIIMAVEHISADLQDENGALLRKINIDQLKHNIRETPRVPHWGDKTKRNAPVGATTAPQLAAAPLAAAPQQTTAPPASARRHRAATPAVATQEPAAAAPQQPAAPLAATSAALQYNQAVAEK